One window from the genome of Osmerus eperlanus chromosome 1, fOsmEpe2.1, whole genome shotgun sequence encodes:
- the sec61a1a gene encoding protein transport protein Sec61 subunit alpha-like 1 — MGIKFLEVIKPFCAVLPEIQKPERKIQFREKVLWTAITLFIFLVCCQIPLFGIMSSDSADPFYWMRVILASNRGTLMELGISPIVTSGLIMQLLAGAKIIEVGDTPKDRALFNGAQKLFGMIITIGQAIVYVMTGMYGDPSEMGAGICLLIIIQLFVAGMIVLLLDELLQKGYGLGSGISLFIATNICETIVWKAFSPTTVNTGRGTEFEGAIIALFHLLATRTDKVRALREAFYRQNLPNLMNLIATVFVFAVVIYFQGFRVDLPIKSARYRGQYNTYPIKLFYTSNIPIILQSALVSNLYVISQMLSTRFNGNFLVNLLGTWSDSTTSGPARAYPVGGLCYYLSPPESFGSVLDDPVHACIYIVFMLGSCAFFSKTWIEVSGSSAKDVAKQLKEQQMVMRGHRETSMVHELNRYIPTAAAFGGLCIGGLSVMADFLGAIGSGTGILLAVTIIYQYFEIFVKEQSEMGSMGALLF; from the exons ATGGGGA TTAAATTCTTGGAGGTGATAAAGCCGTTCTGTGCGGTATTACCCGAAATCCAGAAGCCAGAAAGAAAA ATTCAGTTTAGAGAGAAAGTACTATGGACCGCCATCACTCTCTTCATTTTCCTTGTTTGCTGTCAG ATCCCCCTGTTTGGCATTATGTCCTCTGACTCAGCTGATCCCTTCTACTGGATGAGGGTGATCTTGGCTTCCAACAGAG gcacACTGATGGAGCTGGGTATCTCTCCCATCGTTACCTCTGGCCTCATCATGCAGCTGCTGGCTGGGGCTAAGATCATCGAAGTGGGGGATACCCCTAAAGACAGAGCCCTCTTTAACGGAGCGCAGAAAT TGTTTGGTATGATCATCACCATTGGCCAGGCTATCGTTTACGTGATGACTGGCATGTATGGAGACCCCTCTGAAATGGGCGCTGGCATCTGCCTGCTTATTATCATTCAG CTGTTTGTAGCAGGTATGATTGTCCTGCTGCTGGATGAGCTGCTCCAGAAAGGATATGGTCTGGGCTCTGGTATCTCCCTGTTCATTGCCACCAACATCTGTGAAACTATCGTGTGGAAGGCCTTCAGCCCCACTACTGTCAACACTGGCAGAG GTACTGAGTTCGAGGGAGCCATCATtgccctcttccacctcctggCTACCAGGACCGACAAGGTCCGTGCTTTGAGAGAGGCCTTCTACAGACAGAACCTGCCCAACCTCATGAACCTCATCGCCACTGTCTTCGTCTTTGCTGTAGTCATATACTTCCAG GGTTTCAGGGTCGACCTGCCCATCAAGTCAGCTCGTTATCGTGGCCAGTACAACACCTATCCCATCAAGCTGTTCTACACCTCCAATATCCCCATTATCCTGCAGTCTGCTCTGGTATCCAACCTCTACGTCATTTCCCAGATGCTCTCCACGCGGTTCAACGGTAACTTCCTGGTCAACCTACTAGGCACCTGGTCG GACTCTACGACGAGCGGTCCAGCACGTGCCTATCCAGTAGGAGGCCTATGCTACTACCTTTCTCCTCCAGAGTCGTTTGGGTCAGTCCTAGACGATCCAGTTCACGCCTGCATCTACATTGTCTTCATGCTTGGATCCTGTGCCTTCTTCTCCAAGACTTGGATTGAGGTTTCTGGTTCTTCTGCCAAAGAT gtggccaagcagctgaAGGAGCAGCAGATGGTCATGAGGGGACACAGGGAGACCTCCATGGTCCATGAACTCAACAG GTACATTCCCACAGCAGCTGCCTTTGGTGGGCTCTGTATTGGTGGCCTGTCTGTCATGGCAGATTTCCTTGGTGCTATAGGGTCTGGAACAGGTATCCTGTTGGCTGTTACCATCATCTACCAGTACTTTGAGATCTTTGTAAAGGAGCAGAGTGAAATGGGCAGTATGGGGGCCCTTCTCTTCTAG
- the chchd4b gene encoding coiled-coil-helix-coiled-coil-helix domain containing 4b has translation MSSIKEEGKDRIIFVTKEEHETPSSAELIEEDPNDPYEERGLILPSGEINWNCPCLGGMASGPCGTTFKDAFSCFHYSKEEVKGSDCLEQFKGMQECMQRYPELYPQEDEKKTQGGADKTQPSLQDSSTDPATDSEPTTSPEPTTSPEQDTSPTPSSPPADTTIPLRSESSLSG, from the exons ATGTCCTCGATCAAGGAGGAAG GTAAAGACCGTATCATCTTTGTCACCAAGGAGGAACATGAGACTCCGAGTAGTGCAGAGCTCATAGAGGAGGATCCCAATGATCCCTATGAGGAACGAG GTCTGATCCTGCCAAGCGGAGAGATCAACTGGAATTGCCCGTGTTTAGGTGGGATGGCAAGTGGTCCTTGTGGGACAACATTCAAAGATGCCTTCTCCTGCTTCCACTACAgcaaggaggaggtgaagggctCTGACTGCCTGGAGCAGTTTAAGGGCATGCAGGAGTGTATGCAGCGCTACCCTGAGCTTtacccccaggaggacgagaagAAAACACAGGGAGGGGCTGATAAAACACAACCATCCTTGCAAGACTCTTCCACTGACCCAGCCACAGATTCTGAACCCACAACATCCCCCGAACCCACAACTTCCCCTGAACAAGACACTAGCCCCACACCGTCCTCCCCCCCTGCTGACACCACAATACCACTCCGTTCAGAAAGCTCCTTGTCAGGCTAA
- the uroc1 gene encoding urocanate hydratase — MSNLKEICSGLPLDPMPVNQGRDPSIPHAPVRTPNLTPDEERLALRNSLRYFPPSHHSILAAEFAQELRQYGHIYMYRFCPRILMRAYPIDQYPCRTRQAASIMLMIMNNLDPAVAQYPQELVTYGGNGQVFSNWAQFRLVMHYLSEMTEEQTLVMYSGHPMGLFPSLASSPRAIITNGMVIPNYSSREQYEKMFALGVSMYGQMTAGSYCYIGPQGIVHGTMLTLLNAGRRYLGSGDMQGRVFVTSGLGGMSGAQAKAAVIAGCIGVIAEVDEAPLKKRHEQGWLMEVTSDMDRCIQRIRECKTTNTPLSLGYHGNIVDLWERLLKEYECTGELLVDLGSDQTSLHNPFSGGYYPVQLTLRQANQVMATDPSRFRTMVHESLCRQVAAINKLSDAGMFFWDYGNAFLLEAKRAGAEVEKSGGGATEFRYPSYVQHIMGDIFSLGFGPFRWVCTSGKPCDLALTDDIAATVLEEISANVTERVRQQYDDNIRWIREAGKHNMVVGSQARILYSDQKGRVCIALAINQAIADGRVSAPVVISRDHHDVSGTDSPFRETSNVYDGSAFCADMAVQNFVGDAFRGATWVSLHNGGGVGWGEVINGGFGLLLDGSREAAKRATLMLNWDVSNGVARRCWSGNSNAYETIQRTMETQQQLRVTMPFPVQDENVLDRALQG; from the exons ATGTCAAACCTGAAGGAGATTTGTAGTGGGCTTCCCTTGGACCCTATGCCTGTCAACCAGGGTCGAGATCCCAGCATACCACATGCACCTGTCCGGACCCCCAACCTCACGCCAGATGAGGAGCGG cTGGCCTTGAGGAACTCCCTGCGTTACTTTCCTCCTTCTCACCACTCCATACTGGCTGCTGAGTTTGCCCAGGAGCTCAGACAGTATGGACACATCTACATGTACCGTTTCTGTCCCCGCATTCTCATGAG GGCTTACCCAATAGACCAGTACCCCTGTCGAACACGTCAAGCAGCCTCCATCATGCTCATGATAATGAACAACCTGGATCCAGCAGTAGCCCAG TATCCTCAAGAGCTGGTCACCTATGGAGGAAATGGACAAGTGTTCAGTAACTGGGCCCAG ttccgtCTGGTGATGCACTACCTGAGTGAGATGACAGAGGAGCAGACTTTGGTGATGTACAGTGGTCACCCGATGGGGCTGTTTCCCAGCCTAGCCTCCTCTCCACGTGCCATCATCACCAACGGAATG GTCATCCCAAATTACTCCTCAAGAGAACAGTATGAAAAGATGTTTGCTCTAGGAGTATCAAT gtATGGTCAGATGACTGCTGGTAGTTATTGCTACATTGGGCCTCAGGGGATTGTCCACGGCACCATG cTGACACTGTTAAATGCAGGACGGAGATACCTTGGGTCAGGGGACATGCAGGGCCGTGTGTTTGTGACCTCAGGCCTGGGGGGCATGAGCGGTGCTCAGGCTAAGGCAGCAGTCATCGCTGGCTGTATAGGAGTTATTGCTGAG GTGGATGAGGCTCCTTTGAAGAAGAGACATGAGCAGGGCTGGTTGATGGAGGTCACCAGTGATATGGATCGATGCATCCAGCGCATTAG AGAGTGTAAGACCACAAATACTCCACTCAGTCTGGGTTACCATGGCAACATAGTGGACCTATG GGAGAGACTGTTGAAGGAGTATGAGTGTACAGGGGAGCTGCTTGTGGACCTGGGTTCTGACCAGACTTCCCTTCACAACCCCTTCAGTGGAGGCTATTACCCCGTCCAGCTCACCCTCCGCCAAGCCAACCAAGTCATGGCCACCGACCCCAGTCGCTTCCGCACCATGGTGCACGAGAG tCTGTGTAGGCAGGTAGCAGCCATCAACAAGCTGTCAGATGCCGGAATGTTCTTCTGGGACTATGGAAATGCCTTTCTTCTGGAGGCCAAGAGAGCTG GGGCAGAGGTAGAGAAGAGTGGAGGTGGAGCCACCGAGTTCCGCTACCCCTCCTACGTGCAGCACATCATGGG TGACATATTTTCCCTGGGTTTCGGGCCCTTCCGGTGGGTCTGCACTTCTGGGAAACCCTGTGACCTGGCGCTGACTGATGACATTGCCGCCACCGTCCTGGAGGAGATCAGCGCAAACGTGACTGAGCGTGTGCGGCAGCAGTATGATGACAACATCCGCTGGATCCGTGAGGCGGGAAAACATAATATG GTGGTGGGTTCCCAAGCCAGGATCCTCTACTCAGACCAGAAAGGCAGAGTCTGCATCGCCTTAGCCATCAATCAAGCTATTGCTGATGGAAGGGTTTCG GCTCCTGTTGTTATCAGCAGAGACCATCATGATGTCAGTGGCACAGACAGCCCCTTTAGAGAGACCTCCAATGTGTATGATGGGTCAGCCTTCTGCGCAG aCATGGCTGTCCAGAACTTTGTAGGCGATGCATTCCGAGGAGCAACCTGGGTTTCCCTGCACAACGGAGGAGGAGTTGGCTG GGGTGAGGTGATCAATGGAGGCTTTGGCCTGCTTCTGGACGGATCCAGAGAGGCAGCCAAGCGTGCCACTCTCATGCTCAACTGGGATGTGTCCAATGGG GTGGCTCGGCGGTGCTGGTCTGGGAACTCTAACGCCTACGAGACCATACAGCGCACTATGGAGACGCAGCAGCAATTGCGTGTCACTATGCCCTTCCCTGTTCAAGATGAAAATGTGTTAGACCGTGCCCTACAGGGATAG
- the si:dkey-197j19.5 gene encoding EF-hand calcium-binding domain-containing protein 12 yields MSTNDIVNMVDLKIKEQLKGIKKRDLSQTYFYKMACRAFGPAKTRNRVIIAQPMRRLNSIQVPSKQMTSTKNRSVPVVAPGIGDRDHGVLLTTMLPGKDVANHRDWVEQRRVFRKELDNIGNLSKWLHAKPTVTELEMLVVEREKNTEKTPSPKSGAGAVETRPSLWNIDSREWKGRPNSQQSKLKEIKRYLSTNELCTNEIAKRPDKHGTGKIISREDLRSALEKEGIPMAPERLDKLVSYLIGREGDSLTVKNLAKDIKAWSQDIVIRTSNANCSLAETDDLPLYLPEDTCLERGVAMGETGNVRISEQYAPCLPEQQLCNQRSLLARTSRLCPQRLSHVKPELSQSTPPQSQEEQACILQHRRSRGMEGMRDEEVLAIMKMLCQSDPRQDAHSQPSSLGGSTGLAVDRFRRQCLGEYLDTLDQCRKKGVSVSQSSLEKVLLHPGDYNVGGPERPVLRQAGSTPLPGCGGRLRGWLSWDHGATPQEEKEEQDSQEEAATHKVPKLMPVYPSRRSVHRKPKMMTLSTGLAEVGHKTECWMTREEYIRMSRNKEPSYRRANPNAFWPGQDDHVRLYLPQVGISPQEVLFQHIVRSPAPSRGNWPINSQGYSTSGDIDGHKAYTL; encoded by the exons ATGTCAACCAATGACATAGTAAATATGGTTGACTTGAAGATAAAAGAGCAACTAAAAGGAATTAAAAAGAGAGACTTATCACAGACATATTTTTATAAGATGGCATGCAGAGCGTTCGGCCCAGCGAAAACTCGAAACAGGGTTATTATCGCACAACCAATGCGTAGGTTGAATTCCATTCAGGTGCCTTCGAAGCAGATGACAAGTACCAAAAATCGAAGCGTTCCTGTGGTTGCGCCTGGAATAGGGGACCGAGACCACGGGGTATTGCTGACGACTATGCTACCAGGAAAAGATGTTGCTAATCATCGAGACTGGGTTGAGCAACGGAGGGTCTTTCGCAAGGAGCTCGATAATATCGGGAACTTGTCAAAGTGGCTTCACGCCAAGCCGACAGTAACCGAGCTTGAAATGCTTgtagttgagagagagaaaaacacagagaaaacTCCCTCACCAAAG AGCGGAGCAGGTGCCGTCGAGACTCGTCCATCGCTTTGGAACATTGATTCAAGGGAGTGGAAGGGTAGGCCTAATTCCCAGCAGAGCAAACTTAAAGAAATTAAACGGTATCTCAGCACCAACGAGCTGTGCACGAATGAGATAGCCAAACGTCCAGACAAACATGGCACCGGGAAGATCATTAGCCGGGAGGACCTGCGATCTGCTTTGGAGAAG GAGGGAATCCCAATGGCTCCTGAGCGCCTGGATAAGCTAGTGTCCTATCTGATTGGAAGGGAGGGGGACTCATTGACAGTGAAGAACCTGGCTAAGGATATCAAGGCTTGGAGCCAGGACATTGTGATCAGGACAAGCAATGCCAACTGCAGTCTGGCAGAGACCGATGATCTTCCCCTTTACTTGCCAGAGGACACTTGCCTGGAGAGGGGGGTAGCcatgggagagacagggaatgTGAGGATCAGTGAGCAGTATGCCCCTTGTCTTCCAG AGCAACAGCTATGTAACCAGAGATCTCTGCTAGCTCGGACGAGTCGCCTCTGTCCGCAGCGACTGTCCCATGTCAAACCTGAGCTGAGTCAGAGTACGCCACCGCAGTCGCAGGAGGAGCAAGCTTGCATCCTGCAGCACCGGCGCTCCAGGGGGATG GAGGGGATGCGTGATGAAGAGGTGCTGGCTATCATGAAGATGCTATGCCAGAGTGATCCCAGGCAGGACGCCCACTCCCAGCCGTCCTCTCTGGGAGGGAGCACAGGCCTGGCTGTGGACCGCTTCAGGAGGCAGTGTTTAGGGGAGTACCTGGACACACTGGATCAGTGTCGCAAAAAGGGAGTTTCTGTCAGTCAGTCCTCATTGGAGAAAG TGCTCCTGCACCCGGGGGATTATAATGTGGGGGGTCCAGAGCGTCCTGTACTGAGGCAGGCAGGGTCCACCCCGCTCCCAGGCTGTGGGGGCCGTCTAAGGGGCTGGCTCAGCTGGGACCATGGAGCCACCccccaggaggagaaggaagagcaaGATAGCCAAGAGGAAGCAGCCACACACAAAGTCCCCAAACTGAT GCCTGTGTACCCCTCCAGAAGATCAGTCCACCGGAAGCCCAAGATGATGACCCTGTCTACTGGTCTTGCTGAGGTTGGGCATAAGACTGAGTGCTGGATGACCAGAGAGGAGTATATTCGGATGTCCAG AAACAAGGAGCCCTCCTACCGACGTGCCAACCCTAATGCTTTCTGGCCTGGCCAGGATGACCATGTCAGACTCTACCTGCCCCAGGTGGGCATTTCCCCTCAGGAAGTTCTCTTCCAGCACATCGTCCgctctccagctcccagccgtGGGAACTGGCCCATTAACAGCCAAGGATACTCCACCTCAGGAGACATCGATGGACATAAGGCCTACACTCTGTAG